A window of the Anoplopoma fimbria isolate UVic2021 breed Golden Eagle Sablefish chromosome 17, Afim_UVic_2022, whole genome shotgun sequence genome harbors these coding sequences:
- the zbtb40 gene encoding zinc finger and BTB domain-containing protein 40 isoform X2 codes for MLELPNYSSQLMQQLWALRKEGHFCDCTILVGDSPHRAHKLVLAASSMLFRSLLDGSDTISIDTAMVSSQEFGCLLDMVYTGKLPLGKHNVGRIVAAADSLQMFDVAVGFKNVLTSLVRQQPPVPVLATQNPGLTVINKAQSLDPEGSASPGEDSTSDKTELKPELNKKEGQSDSEDTEEPTSKRTCVDFSESSEAEEAEPSESVKEEDTTAAKASNGSATGILEHSSELVELLSEVSSVLELLSQAAQRSLDEQERQVVCQCCEEEADPRSAMERLVSRVKEGQLSEGALLRLLQAVQLKAPSSFPSSLLSLVEEVERNAQQPKATQTGVDSEKQNGTRSEEKQEEERGEGSIKEETEDDEAVTNATPDSSPHTSSSPSSKPYSCRWCKRGFAYKCRMLAHVKRCPMSQECEQQCPQCPEKLANQRALQRHRAEAHRNTAPAKKKKVACDLCGRTFAHPSGMIYHKRTEHFEEKPFACEDCGAKFGANSSLKNHMRLHTGEKPYCCKHCNMSFGVAAALAYHTKKKHSEGKMYVCQYCKAVFAQSIELTRHVRTHTGDRPYVCRECGKGYSQASGLTVHLHTFHNLSEPHDCQKCCLSFSSLEEHRQHIQEFHPKEFHKCPTCNKVFTSAALLDKHIGTHTGTKPFSCELCNKSYQQLSGLWYHNRTNHPEVFANHTRQLKTLVQCDVCFKFFPSAATLAKHQAAEHQGPVVAAAAAVQCPYCPAVFGGEEEMQEHIVGQHVVQSAEAFSCPLCSLVCSSQLELQEHLLSCHMETQEEQEAREEQASTSHTEIAVDPTGNEGAESILSEEQAQLAAAQQVFVALAGGREGESAEVVEVNMYDLLNSSVTFICEDKPPGPDYLP; via the exons ATGTTGGAGCTACCGAACTACAGCAGCCAGCTGATGCAGCAGCTGTGGGCCCTGAGGAAAGAGGGCCACTTCTGTGACTGCACCATCCTGGTGGGGGACAGTCCTCACCGCGCTCATAAACTGGTACTGGCCGCCTCCAGCATGCTCTTCAG GTCTCTCCTGGACGGCTCGGACACAATCTCCATCGACACGGCCATGGTGTCCTCGCAGGAGTTCGGCTGTCTGCTGGACATGGTCTACACTGGCAAGCTGCCTCTCGGAAAACACAACGTGGGCCGCATCGTCGCCGCTGCAGACAGCCTGCAAATGTTCGACGTGGCTGTCGGCTTCAAAAACGTCCTCACCAGTCTTGTGAGACAGCAACCTCCAGTCCCAGTCCTCGCTACACAGAACCCAGGCCTCACCGTGATCAACAAAGCCCAGAGCCTGGACCCAGAAGGTTCCGCTTCCCCCGGAGAGGACTCGACTTCAGACAAGACAGAGCTTAAACCTGAGCTGAATAAGAAAGAGGGTCAGAGTGACAGTGAAGACACAGAGGAACCAACAAGTAAAAGAACCTGTGTGGATTTCTCTGAGTCCTCAG AGGCAGAAGAAGCCGAACCCTCAGAAAGtgtaaaagaagaagacacaACGGCAGCCAAGGCTTCCAACGGGTCTGCCACTGGTATTCTGGAACATTCCTCTGAGCTTGTGGAGCTCCTCAGCGAAGTGTCGTCTGTGCTGGAGCTGCTGAGCCAGGCAGCACAGAGAAGCCTGGACGAACAGGAGAGACAG GTTGTGTGTCAGTGCTGCGAGGAGGAGGCAGACCCCAGATCAGCCATGGAGAGGCTGGTGAGCAGAGTGAAGGAGGGCCAGCTCAGTGAAGGAGCGCTCCTCAGGCTGCTCCAAGCCGTTCAACTCAAAgctccttcctccttcccctcATCGCTGCTCTctctggtggaggaggtggagaggaacgCACAGCAGCCAAAGGCAACCCAAACAGGAG TTGACTCAGAGAAGCAGAACGGCACCAGAAGTGAAGAAAAGCAGGAGGAAGAGCGGGGGGAGGGAAGCATTAAGGAAGAGACGGAGGACGACGAGGCGGTCACCAATGCTACGCCAGACTCCTCccctcacacctcctcctcGCCTTCCTCCAAGCCCTACTCCTGCCGCTGGTGCAAGAGGGGTTTTGCGTACAAGTGTCGCATGTTGGCACACGTGAAGCGCTGCCCCATGTCCCAGGAGTGTGAGCAGCAGTGCCCTCAGTGCCCGGAGAAGCTGGCCAACCAGCGGGCCCTGCAGCGGCATCGGGCCGAGGCCCACCGCAACACTGCACcggccaagaagaagaaggtggcATGCGACCTCTGCGGGCGGACATTCGCCCACCCATCAG GCATGATTTACCACAAGCGCACAGAGCACTTTGAAGAGAAACCGTTCGCCTGTGAGGACTGCGGCGCCAAGTTCGGCGCCAACTCGTCTCTGAAGAATCACATGAGGCTGCACACGGGAGAGAAACCGTACTGCTGCAAACACTGCAACATGAGCTTCGGCGTGGCCGCTGCACTTGCATACCACACCAAGAAGAAGCACTCTGAGG GAAAGATGTACGTGTGTCAGTACTGTAAGGCCGTCTTCGCCCAGTCCATCGAGCTGACCCGTCACGTGCGAACACACACTGGTGATCGGCCCTACGTGTGCAGAGAGTGTGGGAAAGGCTACAGCCAGGCCAGCGGCCTCACCGTCCACCTGCACACCTTCCACA ATTTGTCGGAACCTCATGACTGTCAAAAGTGTTGTCTGAGCTTCTCCTCGCTGGAGGAGCATCGCCAGCACATCCAGGAGTTCCACCCAAAGGAGTTCCACAAGTGTCCCACCTGCAACAAGGTGTTCACCAGCGCCGCCCTGCTGGACAAACACATAGGCACACACACTGGGACCAAGCCCTTCAGCTGCGAGCTCTGCAACAAGTCTTACCAG CAACTGTCAGGCCTGTGGTACCACAACAGGACCAACCACCCAGAGGTGTTTGCTAACCACACGCGGCAGCTCAAGACCCTGGTCCAGTGTGATGTCTGCTTCAAGTTCTTCCCCAGCGCCGCCACTCTGGCGAAACACCAGGCTGCTGAGCACCAAG GCCCtgtggtggcggcggcggcagcgGTGCAGTGTCCGTACTGCCCGGCCGTGTTTGgcggggaggaggagatgcagGAGCACATCGTGGGCCAGCACGTCGTCCAGAGCGCCGAGGCGTTCAGCTGCCCGCTCTGCTCCCTGGTCTGCTCCTCCcagctggagctgcaggaacATCTGCTCTCCTGCCACATGGAGacacaggaggagcaggaggccaGGGAGGAGCAGGCCTCCACCTCCCACACG GAGATTGCAGTGGATCCAACAGGCAACGAGGGGGCGGAGTCAATCCTCTCTGAGGAGCAGGCCCAGCTGGCAGCTGCCCAGCAGGTGTTTGTGGCCCTGGCAGGTGGACGCGAGGGGGAGTCGGCGGAGGTGGTGGAGGTCAACATGTATGACCTGCTGAACAGCTCGGTCACCTTCATCTGTGAG
- the zbtb40 gene encoding zinc finger and BTB domain-containing protein 40 isoform X1, which translates to MLAHRDTWLDKIEYIQCLPLVLIYTITHYRERNTLCQSFRRTQTDAMDRLSTVFLRGRDTLPPRLSNKMLELPNYSSQLMQQLWALRKEGHFCDCTILVGDSPHRAHKLVLAASSMLFRSLLDGSDTISIDTAMVSSQEFGCLLDMVYTGKLPLGKHNVGRIVAAADSLQMFDVAVGFKNVLTSLVRQQPPVPVLATQNPGLTVINKAQSLDPEGSASPGEDSTSDKTELKPELNKKEGQSDSEDTEEPTSKRTCVDFSESSEAEEAEPSESVKEEDTTAAKASNGSATGILEHSSELVELLSEVSSVLELLSQAAQRSLDEQERQVVCQCCEEEADPRSAMERLVSRVKEGQLSEGALLRLLQAVQLKAPSSFPSSLLSLVEEVERNAQQPKATQTGVDSEKQNGTRSEEKQEEERGEGSIKEETEDDEAVTNATPDSSPHTSSSPSSKPYSCRWCKRGFAYKCRMLAHVKRCPMSQECEQQCPQCPEKLANQRALQRHRAEAHRNTAPAKKKKVACDLCGRTFAHPSGMIYHKRTEHFEEKPFACEDCGAKFGANSSLKNHMRLHTGEKPYCCKHCNMSFGVAAALAYHTKKKHSEGKMYVCQYCKAVFAQSIELTRHVRTHTGDRPYVCRECGKGYSQASGLTVHLHTFHNLSEPHDCQKCCLSFSSLEEHRQHIQEFHPKEFHKCPTCNKVFTSAALLDKHIGTHTGTKPFSCELCNKSYQQLSGLWYHNRTNHPEVFANHTRQLKTLVQCDVCFKFFPSAATLAKHQAAEHQGPVVAAAAAVQCPYCPAVFGGEEEMQEHIVGQHVVQSAEAFSCPLCSLVCSSQLELQEHLLSCHMETQEEQEAREEQASTSHTEIAVDPTGNEGAESILSEEQAQLAAAQQVFVALAGGREGESAEVVEVNMYDLLNSSVTFICEDKPPGPDYLP; encoded by the exons ATGTTAGCACACAGAGATACCTGGCTagataaaatagaatatatacAATGTTTGCCATTGGTCCTTATTTACACTATCACACATTATCGGGAGAGAAACACACTCTGTCAGTCATTTCGAAGGACACAGACAGATGCAATGGACAGATTGTCTACTGTGTTTTTG AGAGGGCGGGACACTCTGCCACCCAGACTGTCCAACAAGATGTTGGAGCTACCGAACTACAGCAGCCAGCTGATGCAGCAGCTGTGGGCCCTGAGGAAAGAGGGCCACTTCTGTGACTGCACCATCCTGGTGGGGGACAGTCCTCACCGCGCTCATAAACTGGTACTGGCCGCCTCCAGCATGCTCTTCAG GTCTCTCCTGGACGGCTCGGACACAATCTCCATCGACACGGCCATGGTGTCCTCGCAGGAGTTCGGCTGTCTGCTGGACATGGTCTACACTGGCAAGCTGCCTCTCGGAAAACACAACGTGGGCCGCATCGTCGCCGCTGCAGACAGCCTGCAAATGTTCGACGTGGCTGTCGGCTTCAAAAACGTCCTCACCAGTCTTGTGAGACAGCAACCTCCAGTCCCAGTCCTCGCTACACAGAACCCAGGCCTCACCGTGATCAACAAAGCCCAGAGCCTGGACCCAGAAGGTTCCGCTTCCCCCGGAGAGGACTCGACTTCAGACAAGACAGAGCTTAAACCTGAGCTGAATAAGAAAGAGGGTCAGAGTGACAGTGAAGACACAGAGGAACCAACAAGTAAAAGAACCTGTGTGGATTTCTCTGAGTCCTCAG AGGCAGAAGAAGCCGAACCCTCAGAAAGtgtaaaagaagaagacacaACGGCAGCCAAGGCTTCCAACGGGTCTGCCACTGGTATTCTGGAACATTCCTCTGAGCTTGTGGAGCTCCTCAGCGAAGTGTCGTCTGTGCTGGAGCTGCTGAGCCAGGCAGCACAGAGAAGCCTGGACGAACAGGAGAGACAG GTTGTGTGTCAGTGCTGCGAGGAGGAGGCAGACCCCAGATCAGCCATGGAGAGGCTGGTGAGCAGAGTGAAGGAGGGCCAGCTCAGTGAAGGAGCGCTCCTCAGGCTGCTCCAAGCCGTTCAACTCAAAgctccttcctccttcccctcATCGCTGCTCTctctggtggaggaggtggagaggaacgCACAGCAGCCAAAGGCAACCCAAACAGGAG TTGACTCAGAGAAGCAGAACGGCACCAGAAGTGAAGAAAAGCAGGAGGAAGAGCGGGGGGAGGGAAGCATTAAGGAAGAGACGGAGGACGACGAGGCGGTCACCAATGCTACGCCAGACTCCTCccctcacacctcctcctcGCCTTCCTCCAAGCCCTACTCCTGCCGCTGGTGCAAGAGGGGTTTTGCGTACAAGTGTCGCATGTTGGCACACGTGAAGCGCTGCCCCATGTCCCAGGAGTGTGAGCAGCAGTGCCCTCAGTGCCCGGAGAAGCTGGCCAACCAGCGGGCCCTGCAGCGGCATCGGGCCGAGGCCCACCGCAACACTGCACcggccaagaagaagaaggtggcATGCGACCTCTGCGGGCGGACATTCGCCCACCCATCAG GCATGATTTACCACAAGCGCACAGAGCACTTTGAAGAGAAACCGTTCGCCTGTGAGGACTGCGGCGCCAAGTTCGGCGCCAACTCGTCTCTGAAGAATCACATGAGGCTGCACACGGGAGAGAAACCGTACTGCTGCAAACACTGCAACATGAGCTTCGGCGTGGCCGCTGCACTTGCATACCACACCAAGAAGAAGCACTCTGAGG GAAAGATGTACGTGTGTCAGTACTGTAAGGCCGTCTTCGCCCAGTCCATCGAGCTGACCCGTCACGTGCGAACACACACTGGTGATCGGCCCTACGTGTGCAGAGAGTGTGGGAAAGGCTACAGCCAGGCCAGCGGCCTCACCGTCCACCTGCACACCTTCCACA ATTTGTCGGAACCTCATGACTGTCAAAAGTGTTGTCTGAGCTTCTCCTCGCTGGAGGAGCATCGCCAGCACATCCAGGAGTTCCACCCAAAGGAGTTCCACAAGTGTCCCACCTGCAACAAGGTGTTCACCAGCGCCGCCCTGCTGGACAAACACATAGGCACACACACTGGGACCAAGCCCTTCAGCTGCGAGCTCTGCAACAAGTCTTACCAG CAACTGTCAGGCCTGTGGTACCACAACAGGACCAACCACCCAGAGGTGTTTGCTAACCACACGCGGCAGCTCAAGACCCTGGTCCAGTGTGATGTCTGCTTCAAGTTCTTCCCCAGCGCCGCCACTCTGGCGAAACACCAGGCTGCTGAGCACCAAG GCCCtgtggtggcggcggcggcagcgGTGCAGTGTCCGTACTGCCCGGCCGTGTTTGgcggggaggaggagatgcagGAGCACATCGTGGGCCAGCACGTCGTCCAGAGCGCCGAGGCGTTCAGCTGCCCGCTCTGCTCCCTGGTCTGCTCCTCCcagctggagctgcaggaacATCTGCTCTCCTGCCACATGGAGacacaggaggagcaggaggccaGGGAGGAGCAGGCCTCCACCTCCCACACG GAGATTGCAGTGGATCCAACAGGCAACGAGGGGGCGGAGTCAATCCTCTCTGAGGAGCAGGCCCAGCTGGCAGCTGCCCAGCAGGTGTTTGTGGCCCTGGCAGGTGGACGCGAGGGGGAGTCGGCGGAGGTGGTGGAGGTCAACATGTATGACCTGCTGAACAGCTCGGTCACCTTCATCTGTGAG
- the zbtb40 gene encoding zinc finger and BTB domain-containing protein 40 isoform X3 → MVSSQEFGCLLDMVYTGKLPLGKHNVGRIVAAADSLQMFDVAVGFKNVLTSLVRQQPPVPVLATQNPGLTVINKAQSLDPEGSASPGEDSTSDKTELKPELNKKEGQSDSEDTEEPTSKRTCVDFSESSEAEEAEPSESVKEEDTTAAKASNGSATGILEHSSELVELLSEVSSVLELLSQAAQRSLDEQERQVVCQCCEEEADPRSAMERLVSRVKEGQLSEGALLRLLQAVQLKAPSSFPSSLLSLVEEVERNAQQPKATQTGVDSEKQNGTRSEEKQEEERGEGSIKEETEDDEAVTNATPDSSPHTSSSPSSKPYSCRWCKRGFAYKCRMLAHVKRCPMSQECEQQCPQCPEKLANQRALQRHRAEAHRNTAPAKKKKVACDLCGRTFAHPSGMIYHKRTEHFEEKPFACEDCGAKFGANSSLKNHMRLHTGEKPYCCKHCNMSFGVAAALAYHTKKKHSEGKMYVCQYCKAVFAQSIELTRHVRTHTGDRPYVCRECGKGYSQASGLTVHLHTFHNLSEPHDCQKCCLSFSSLEEHRQHIQEFHPKEFHKCPTCNKVFTSAALLDKHIGTHTGTKPFSCELCNKSYQQLSGLWYHNRTNHPEVFANHTRQLKTLVQCDVCFKFFPSAATLAKHQAAEHQGPVVAAAAAVQCPYCPAVFGGEEEMQEHIVGQHVVQSAEAFSCPLCSLVCSSQLELQEHLLSCHMETQEEQEAREEQASTSHTEIAVDPTGNEGAESILSEEQAQLAAAQQVFVALAGGREGESAEVVEVNMYDLLNSSVTFICEDKPPGPDYLP, encoded by the exons ATGGTGTCCTCGCAGGAGTTCGGCTGTCTGCTGGACATGGTCTACACTGGCAAGCTGCCTCTCGGAAAACACAACGTGGGCCGCATCGTCGCCGCTGCAGACAGCCTGCAAATGTTCGACGTGGCTGTCGGCTTCAAAAACGTCCTCACCAGTCTTGTGAGACAGCAACCTCCAGTCCCAGTCCTCGCTACACAGAACCCAGGCCTCACCGTGATCAACAAAGCCCAGAGCCTGGACCCAGAAGGTTCCGCTTCCCCCGGAGAGGACTCGACTTCAGACAAGACAGAGCTTAAACCTGAGCTGAATAAGAAAGAGGGTCAGAGTGACAGTGAAGACACAGAGGAACCAACAAGTAAAAGAACCTGTGTGGATTTCTCTGAGTCCTCAG AGGCAGAAGAAGCCGAACCCTCAGAAAGtgtaaaagaagaagacacaACGGCAGCCAAGGCTTCCAACGGGTCTGCCACTGGTATTCTGGAACATTCCTCTGAGCTTGTGGAGCTCCTCAGCGAAGTGTCGTCTGTGCTGGAGCTGCTGAGCCAGGCAGCACAGAGAAGCCTGGACGAACAGGAGAGACAG GTTGTGTGTCAGTGCTGCGAGGAGGAGGCAGACCCCAGATCAGCCATGGAGAGGCTGGTGAGCAGAGTGAAGGAGGGCCAGCTCAGTGAAGGAGCGCTCCTCAGGCTGCTCCAAGCCGTTCAACTCAAAgctccttcctccttcccctcATCGCTGCTCTctctggtggaggaggtggagaggaacgCACAGCAGCCAAAGGCAACCCAAACAGGAG TTGACTCAGAGAAGCAGAACGGCACCAGAAGTGAAGAAAAGCAGGAGGAAGAGCGGGGGGAGGGAAGCATTAAGGAAGAGACGGAGGACGACGAGGCGGTCACCAATGCTACGCCAGACTCCTCccctcacacctcctcctcGCCTTCCTCCAAGCCCTACTCCTGCCGCTGGTGCAAGAGGGGTTTTGCGTACAAGTGTCGCATGTTGGCACACGTGAAGCGCTGCCCCATGTCCCAGGAGTGTGAGCAGCAGTGCCCTCAGTGCCCGGAGAAGCTGGCCAACCAGCGGGCCCTGCAGCGGCATCGGGCCGAGGCCCACCGCAACACTGCACcggccaagaagaagaaggtggcATGCGACCTCTGCGGGCGGACATTCGCCCACCCATCAG GCATGATTTACCACAAGCGCACAGAGCACTTTGAAGAGAAACCGTTCGCCTGTGAGGACTGCGGCGCCAAGTTCGGCGCCAACTCGTCTCTGAAGAATCACATGAGGCTGCACACGGGAGAGAAACCGTACTGCTGCAAACACTGCAACATGAGCTTCGGCGTGGCCGCTGCACTTGCATACCACACCAAGAAGAAGCACTCTGAGG GAAAGATGTACGTGTGTCAGTACTGTAAGGCCGTCTTCGCCCAGTCCATCGAGCTGACCCGTCACGTGCGAACACACACTGGTGATCGGCCCTACGTGTGCAGAGAGTGTGGGAAAGGCTACAGCCAGGCCAGCGGCCTCACCGTCCACCTGCACACCTTCCACA ATTTGTCGGAACCTCATGACTGTCAAAAGTGTTGTCTGAGCTTCTCCTCGCTGGAGGAGCATCGCCAGCACATCCAGGAGTTCCACCCAAAGGAGTTCCACAAGTGTCCCACCTGCAACAAGGTGTTCACCAGCGCCGCCCTGCTGGACAAACACATAGGCACACACACTGGGACCAAGCCCTTCAGCTGCGAGCTCTGCAACAAGTCTTACCAG CAACTGTCAGGCCTGTGGTACCACAACAGGACCAACCACCCAGAGGTGTTTGCTAACCACACGCGGCAGCTCAAGACCCTGGTCCAGTGTGATGTCTGCTTCAAGTTCTTCCCCAGCGCCGCCACTCTGGCGAAACACCAGGCTGCTGAGCACCAAG GCCCtgtggtggcggcggcggcagcgGTGCAGTGTCCGTACTGCCCGGCCGTGTTTGgcggggaggaggagatgcagGAGCACATCGTGGGCCAGCACGTCGTCCAGAGCGCCGAGGCGTTCAGCTGCCCGCTCTGCTCCCTGGTCTGCTCCTCCcagctggagctgcaggaacATCTGCTCTCCTGCCACATGGAGacacaggaggagcaggaggccaGGGAGGAGCAGGCCTCCACCTCCCACACG GAGATTGCAGTGGATCCAACAGGCAACGAGGGGGCGGAGTCAATCCTCTCTGAGGAGCAGGCCCAGCTGGCAGCTGCCCAGCAGGTGTTTGTGGCCCTGGCAGGTGGACGCGAGGGGGAGTCGGCGGAGGTGGTGGAGGTCAACATGTATGACCTGCTGAACAGCTCGGTCACCTTCATCTGTGAG